Genomic DNA from Calditrichota bacterium:
CCATAATGTAACAAATGCTGAAACTCGTGAGAAACAGTGCCAAGGACACTTTCAGTATGATAACCAACACTTCCATTTTGCTCACGGTAAATTCCCGGATACGTATCTATATATAAAATATCCGCTTTATTAGAGCCCAGTTCATTTAATTGGTCATTTTTATTAAAGAAACCACCAATAAACTCACCTTGCCCTTCCCAGCCATCTTTTATATCAGTTAAAAGGAAATCTACTTTTCCATTGTTATCAAAATCCGGGGGTGATCCAAAAATATCAACATCAATTTCATAAATACCTTTATTTGGATCAATACTACCTGTTGGTGTGGAATTAATTAATCCATTAAAAATATCATCAATTACATTATCGGTTACATGATTATTGTTCAATTCAGCTTTTTCAACCCACACATTTATTAATGAATTTGTTTTTTTTAGCACAAAAAGTTTTGTATCAAATTTTGGGCTATTGGGGTTTGTAAGATTCAGAACAATAAAGTTTTTTTCATCACCAATATCGTTAGCTGTTTTTTGCAACAGGTTAAGGTTTTGGTATATGTGTAAATCAGAAGGTCCAAGTTCTTGAAAATATTTTGCTACATATTCCCTGGAAGGTGTTAAGGGAGTACCTGAAATCCTCGGCTCGAAAAAAAAAGGAGTCTGGGCGGATGCTGTTATTACACTAAAAAGAATTAAAAGTATTTTGTGCATTCGTTACTTGTTTATATCCGGGTAAACTGTAGAAAGCTTATCCAAATCAGATTCTGAAAGAAAATCAAACTCAATGCCAACCTGAAACTCATTATCAGAATTTTTTTTCTGGTTCCGAACTTTTCCAATAGTTTTTACAACTTCATTTCCAACCCCAATTGCCAACTCTATCTTTAACCCGGTTTCAACAGAATCCGTTGTTATTATTGCAATCCCTGTTCGACTGATATCGGTTGTTGTGGCCATTCCTTCAAAGAAAACCTGATCATCAGCATTAAATACACGATATGAAATAAAATTTTCAGAATCTACCCTAAAAGACTCGCGACTTTCAAATTCCATCCTATACCTCGATTATGGTTTATTCTATTGTGATTTAAATTTTTTGTTCTCTAGTTATTTCTCATTGTTGTGTTTTATGATTTCTAAGATATCTTCATTTATTTCGCTTGCGTCAAAATTCAAATCTTCGATTTCTTTTATAATTAATTTAATTTTCGATTCAGTGTCCAGCTTACGATTTAAATATAAATATTTGTCCTCGTAATAGCGAACAATGCCACCCTTAAAATTACCACGATCAGATTTAACCGTGATGTCGTTACTTTCTAAAAATGAAACAAGCTTTTGAAATGTTTGGTCGTTGTTCATACTTTTAAGTTAAATGAAAGCTTGGGTCTTTGGTTTAATTCATCTTAAAAACGCAATGGGATAGTATGAGAAAGATTCAACTAAAATTCAAATAATTATCTCTATGCGATATAGCATCCAATATGGTTGTTATAAGTATTGGTCTTTCTCTTTATGGCGTAGCCTGTCAACAACATCTTTCACACGCTGTGAGCTATCCTTTTTACAAATCAAGATTGCATCTTTCGTTTCAACCATAACAATATCATCTATATCTATTGCAGCAATCAGTTTTTTATTTTCTGAATAGAAAAGATTGTTTTTTGCATTAACTTCGATTGAATCCTCTGTATATACGGCATTTTTATTCTCGTTCTTTGCAGACAAATTGTATACGGCTTCCCAGGAACCAACATCATTCCAGTCAAAATCAGATTCAATGACGCTGACGTTTTTAGCGCCTTCCATAATTGCATAATCAATGGAAATAGATTTTACAGCGGAATACACTTTTAATATTCCTTCATCCATTTCCATCGTATCAACTTTTTCATAAAGTTCCGGCAGGCCTTCATTCAATTCAGGCATCTGTTGTTCAAATTCTGATAGTATAGAATAAGTAGACCAGATAAAGATTCCTGCATTCCAATAAAAATCCCCACTTTCCAAAAAGCGGTTTGCTGTATCCAAATTTGGTTTTTCCGCAAAAGTTTTTACAGGGTAAATTTTATGCCCGTCCAATTCAATCAATTTAGAATTTCTTTGAATATAGCCATAGCCTGTTTCCGGATAAGATGGTTTTATTCCTAAAGTAATAAGTGTTCCGGATTCCAATGCGTATTTTTCTGCTGTCTTAAGAATGCTCTTAAAACCATCTACATCATTCACAAGATGATCCGCCGGTAAAACGGCCATAGCAACATTTTCTTTGTTTTCTCTTTTATTTATAATTGTTGCAGCCAATGCCACACAAGGTGCTGTATTTTTACCAAATGGTTCGGCTATAATATTTCTCTCCGGGATTTGAGGTAGCTGATCTTTAATTTCGTCTTTTAGATTTTCTCCGGTAATTATTAGTATTTTTTCATTTTCTGTAACATCTTTAATTCGGTCATATGTTTCCTGCAGCATTGTCCTGTCGCCAAAAATTTTAAGAAGCTGCTTTGGCATGTTTTGTCTACTTCTTGGCCAGAAACGAGTACCAGCCCCACCTGCCATTAATACTATGTACATTTATTCTCCTAAATCCTTATTTATTTTTTTTAAAAACTTTTTGGCAAAAACATTTGTTTCTTCCATTTCTAGTACGGCACTAAAAACTTTTTCAGCACTTTCCATATCTTTGCTTAAAAAATACGCTTCTCCAAGGTTATTTAATGCAGCAATATAACTTGGTTTAATTGTTAGCGCTTTTAAAAAAAGATTGATTGCAATGTCATATTTCTGATCCACACGGTTTAGAAAACCAAGATTATTAATTGCCTCCGGGTAATCTTTTTGCAAACGTATTGCTTGTTCCAGATGATAGTAAGCGCTATCAAAATAGCCTTCATAAAAAAGTGCAACACCTAAATTATTGTGTACCTTTGCATAATCAGGATTGATGTTAAGTGCTCTTTCATAAACCTGAATTTTATCAACATAATCTGTTTTTTTTGCAGCCTGCTCAGAATAGTTAAATGCCTCCATTGCAAGACTTCCCGTCATCACCTGGTTTACAAGTTCTAAATTTTTTTTTGCCGGTTGATAGTCCGGATTAATTTTTAGTGCTAATTTAAAACTCTTTTTTGCCTGAGGATACTTCTCCAGTAAAAACAAAAGGTAGCCATAATTATTCGCAGCTTCATAATATGCTGCATCAAGATCAATGGCTCTTTTAAATGCACGTGACGCCTCATTCAGCTTTCCCATACGATGATAAGCAATCCCAACAAAATTATGTATTTCTGCATCTTTTGGAATTATATCCAGGGCATCTTGCCAGGCGCTAACTGCAAGGCTGTCATTACCCGATTTAAAGTGATTAAATCCATCAGAAACATATTTTTCAGCCTGGTTTAAATCCGGCTTCTTAGTTTCTTCTTTTTTTGAAGCAGCGCAGGATATAAAGAAACTTATAGTGAGCACCAATAAAACAATAACTTTTATTTTATTCATAGCTACCACCTATTTAGTTTTGCTTTTTTAAGAGGTGTATTAAAATAAGAAATTCTTATTTTGAAAAAAACTTATAAAATTTAGATGTGGCCTTTGAAAACAATTTCAGCCGGCCCATTTATATAGATTTGCCCATTGATAGTTAATACTTCTAGTTCGCCACCTTTTGTCAAAACCTTTATTTTATCCGTTGGCTTTTTTTGCATTGCACTTACAACCAACGCAGAGGCTGTAATACCGGTTCCGCATGATAAAGTCTCAGCTTCAACACCTCGTTCAAAGGTACGAACAAAAACATTATTATCAGATAAAATTTCAATAAAATTTACATTTGTGCCTCTTGGTTCAAAACATTTATGGTGCCGTAAAAAACGCCCATACTTTTCGATGTTGTTTTCTTTGAGTTCTGATGTACAAACTAATACCAGGTGCGGAACTCCGGTATCGATAAAATATCCTTTGGAAATCCATTGAGGTAAACCAAATAAATCCAATTCAACTTCTTTGATTTCATCGATAACAAGAATGTTTAACTGAACTTCATTATCAGATTTAAAAATACCTGTATGTTCCCCATCATCAGCTAAAAAATTAAATTTCGAATTAACTTTAATCCAGCCAAATTTCATAGCAAAAGAAATTGCTGCTCTACAGCCATTTGCACACATTTCGCCTCGAGATCCGTCAGCGTTGTAATACAAAAACCGAAAAGCAAAATCTTTTACTTTTTCAAGTGCGATAAAACCATCGGCACCAATTCCATAATGGCGATCACACATATTTTTTATTGCTGAAGGATTAAACATTTCAGGCTGGGTATTTGCAGAATCCACAACAATAAAATCATTGCCTGTAGCCTGGATTTTATAAAATTCCATACTCAATTTACTTTATTTACCCGGTGAAGGTAAAGTTAACTCAACGCCAGAAGTTTCCCATCTTTTACGTACTTTGGTTGTGTCATCCGAAACAACAAAAGGTTCACTAAATTGAAAAGGATATAAATGACCGGCGGAGTAAACAGAATTGCTGTCAACATCTAAAAATGAGGAAAGCTTATAATGCCCATCAGTAACATATTTTAAAAGGAATTTATTATTTTTTAAGGTCCAACCAGAGTAAATATCCTTTTTTGAAGTAGTATTTTTCGCAGTAACAAAAATCTTACCCGGATCATTTTTTTTATTCTTAACCTGCCCGGATATTTCACCGTAATCATCACCATTGTTTATTTTAATATGACGGGTCAAAATGGTATCCTGTAGGCTATCACCCCAAACGTTTTTTACTGTTGCATAATTAATTTGAAAAGTATAAATGGTATCAAGAATCAACTCTTCATTTGGGGTAAATTCTGTTTCATAAGCAGAAGGAAAAGTGAATTTACCTTTAACAGAATCGCCATTTTGTTTTTTTATAACCAGGCTATTTATTATTGATTGTTTATCCAAAGGATTATTTACCTCAAAATAAAAACTTTGAGCTGGGCGCGCGTTCCAAAGACTATCTTTTGGGCTGACAGTTATCACCTTAAATGTATCTGCTTCTTTAAATGCCGCTGCTATAAAAGATTGAGATGTATCAGGCGCCATATTTAAACTTGAATCTGAAAAAGACTTAAGAAAAACCAAATAGACACTACCGCTATCCATAGCACTTGTGTACAATTCCAGTGTATTATTTGCTTCTATATTTTCAGATACGGCCAAAACCTGAATTGAAGCAGAAGTTATACTATCACGGATTTCTATTTGATTTAGTGACTTTAGTATTACCTGCTCTGACAAACGCAGATTTATCTGCCTGTTACTAATCGGCCTTATTGTGGTTAATTTGGGAAATGTGGTATCAATCTTTGTAGTTCTAAAGTTTAGATTACTAAAAGTATTTTTTGATGAATCAAGCAAAACATCCGTATATGGTATTCCGATTTTTTCAAAATCTGAATCGATCTTCAAATTGTTATTCTGGTCATTAACTGCAAAAACACGATAGTTTCCCAATTTCATATAGTTTAAAAAATACTTACCTTCATCACCTGTTTGAGAAATATAATTTGGCTTATTTTTATCAAAAGAAATCGTGTCAGAAAACAACTCAAATGCAAAAAGAGAATAAGTTTCTTTCCTTTTTAACCCATAAACTTTACCGGATATTATGCCTCTGTCTATTTTATCGCCGGTGGAAAAAGCAAGCTGCATACTTTCGGCAAGTTTGTTATTCCTTAAATCTTTAACACTCGATCCAATAACAATCACATATGTTTGATTGTCTTTTAAGCTGTCTTTTAAATGTATTTCCAAATCGACATCAGATTGCCACTCCAGATCAAATTCCAGAGGTGGTGAAATAAAAACACTATTGGCAATTGAGGACTCGTTTATTGATTCAGAAAAGCTGATTTCAATAACAGATAATTCCTTAATTCCAATTGAATCGGGTGTAGGAAAAGTGGCAATAATTTCTGGGGGAGTTTTATCAACCGGCCCGCCTCCCGGAGCCCTTTTGGAAGCGCAGCCAAAGAAAAAAATCAGCGCTGATAAGAAGAAAAGAAATGTTGGTTTTGTTTTGAGCATCCCAAATTTTCTGATTAGAAGGTTACTAACTGCTGATTTATATTTTGAGAATAAGTAAGGTTTTAATAAAAATAAAACCCCGGTTAGCCGGGGTTTATCTTTCTTTAATTCGTGCCGCTTTCCCTCGCAGTTCTCTCAAGTAGTAAAGTTTAGATCTTCTTACTTTACCTTTCTTAAGAACATTAACTTTAGCGATTCGAGGCGAATGGAGCGGGAAGATTCTTTCTACACCAACACCATGAGAAATTTTTCTTACGGTAAAAGTTTTATTTATCCCGCCACCGTGAAGTTTTATTACAACACCTTCGAAAATCTGAATTCTTTCTTTTTCGCCTTCAATTACCCGGACGTGTGCTTCCACTGTATCGCCTGGATGAAATTCCGGTAAATCTGTGCGAAGCTGCTCTGCTGTTACTTTATGAAGAATATCCATTTTGTTTCCCAGTTATTTTATTAACTTTTCTATTTTATCGTTTTCAAATATTTATTGTATAAATCGGGTCTGTTATTTTTCGTTGATTTAATTTTTTGGTTAAGCCGCCACTTTTCAATTTTTGTATGATTACCGCTGAGCAAAACCTCCGGAACTTTTGCGCTTCTAAAAATTTCTGGCCTTGTAAAATATGGTGCGTCTAAGAGCTCTTCCGTAAATGAATCCGTCCAGGCAGAATCAATATCTTTTAAAACTCCCGGCAACAACCTTACAACAGAATCCACAATAACAAGGGCGCTTATTTCACCGGAACTTAAAACATAATCACCAATCGAAATTTCTTCGATTTCAAAAAAATTATGAATTCTCTGATCTATCCCTTTATAATGTCCGCAAAGAAAAACCAGGTGTTTATGCAAACTAAGCTGTGTAGCAGTGTTTTGAACAAACTGCCTACCCTGAGGAGACATTAACAATATCTTAGAATCGGATATTTTAGATTGTTTATCAATATCTTCCAAGCAGCGTACAAATGGCTCGACCTTTAAAACCATCCCTGCTCCACCGCCATAAGGGTAATCATCAATTGTCCGGTGTTTATCATCCGTGTAATCACGAAGATCGTGCAGATGGATTTTTACTGCATTTTTATCCTGGCCTTTCTTAATCATACTTTGGTTTAAAGCTGATTGAAGAATTGCCGGAAACCCGGTTACAATATCGATTCTCAATGTCATAGAACTCAACCCAAAAGCCCATCGATAACTTTGATAGTAACTATTTGGGATTCAATATCAACGTCTTTAATTAACTCTTTAACAACGGGAACCAAGTGTGTCATCTTATCTTTGCTTTTTATGATCAGCATGTCGTTCTCTGGATAAGTTTCAACATCTGTGATTTTCCCTATATAATCCCCCTGTTCCGAAACAGCATCTAAGCCAATTATTTGGTGATGATAAAATTCGTCATCTTCAAGGGGAAACAACTCAGATTCAGGAATATACAGGTTCTTGTTTCGAAGTTTTTCAGCTTCGTTTCGGGATTGAATATTTCTGAATTTTATATAAACAAAATTCTTTGCAAACCGTGTTTTCTCAATCTCAATAGCAATATTTGCATCTTCATCTAAAAACACTTCTGAGAGCTCTTCAAAATGTTCAGGAAAAGAAGTAATTATTTCTGTTTTTACTTCACCCTTAATACCTTGCGGCTTTAAGACTTTTCCTATTAAATACATGCCCTGCCGTTAACTATTCAAGAATTTCCAGGACGGCACGTTTGCCGGCTTTTGCAGATGCAGCTGCAAGTAATGTTCGGATAGATTTGGCAGTTTGGCCTCTCTTGCCGATTACTTTACCTAAATCTCCATCCCCAACACGAAGTTCAAAAACGGTAACTCTTTCGCCTTCGACTTCTGCAACTGAAACCTCTTCAGGTTTATCAACGAGATGTTTAGCTATAAACTCAACGAATTCCTTCATGTCAATACCCTCCAAAAATAATTAAACCTGCTTTAGTGCAATATCTGAATAGCTTATATCTTGTTTAATATTATTTTGTTTCGTCTTCGTTGTCTTTTTTAGCAGCTTCCTCCGGTACAGTCTCTGTTTTGGCTTCTTCAACAACTTCCTCTGCAGGAGCTGCTTCTTCAGCTTTAACTTCTTCAACTGTCTCTTCTGCTACTTCAGGTTCAGCATCAGCTTCTTCAACTGTCTCTTCTGCCGCTTTCTTTTTGGCTTTGTCAGATTCTGCTTTTGCTGCTTTGTCTTCTGAACGCTTTGCTTTTTCTACTTGTATTTTTTCCCAGGCTTCCATTTCCGATGCAATTTTAGCTTCATCAGCTCCTTGCTTTGTCAATGTCCATTTTAGCCACAACCCTTTACCTTGCAACAGGTTTTTAACCGTATCTGTTGGCTGGGCGCCATTTTCAAGCCAGTGAAATATTCTGTCTTCTTTGCATTCAACAACATGCGGTTTTGCGATTGGATCATACGTTCCAACCATCTCAATAAAGCGACCGTCACGTGCTGCGCGGCTATCGGCTGCTATGATCCGGTAAAAAGGCTTCTTTTTCTTGCCCATTCGCTTTAATCGTAATTTAACCAAAATTCAACCTCCAATTTTTTTAGGCCATATTAAAAGGCAATCCTTTTAAACCCTTCATGGATTTGCCCTTCATTTGTTTAATCATTTTTTTCATTTGTTCATATTGTTTCATTAACTGGTTTACATCCTGAACTCGGGTTCCGCTGCCATTTGCAATTCTTTTGCGTCTGCTGCCATTTAGTATTTTTGGCTGGCGCCGTTCCTGCAAGGTCATTGAACTGATTATTGCTTCTGTCCGTGTAAACGCTTTTGGATCCACTTTGGCATTTTTTAACTGATTGCCAACACCAGGAATCATTCCAAGTAAATTTTCCAGTGAACCCATTTTTTTAATCTGCTTTAACTGGTCTTGAAAGTCTTCTAAAGTAAACTCATTACGTAATAACTTTTCTTCAAGTTTTTCTGCTTTTTCTGTATCAAAAGAATCCTGGGCACGTTCAACAAAACTAACGATATCACCCATTCCAAGAATTCTGGAAGCCATTCGATCCGGATGAAATTGCTCTATAGCGTCTACTTTTTCTCCGGTACCAATAAATTTAATTGGTTTCCCCGTAACAGCGCGAATTGATAATGCTGCCCCGCCACGGCTGTCGCCATCCATCTTTGTTAAAACTACACCACCATAATCCAGACGATCAGCAAATTCTTTGGCTGTGTTTACTGCATCCTGACCTGTCATGCCATCTGCAACAAACAAAATCTCATGTGGACGAACTCTGTTTTTAATATCCACTAATTCCCGCATCATTTGCTCATCGATATGCAAACGTCCGGCTGTATCCAGAATTATTGTGTCACACAATTTTCGTCTTGCTTCACTAACGGCATTAAAGCCAATTTTTACAGGATCACCTATGCCTTCATCATACACCGGCACTTTTAATCCTTCTCCAAGTACCCTTAACTGTTGAATTGCTGCCGGACGATATACATCCAACGCAGCAAGCATTGGTTTTCTTCCGCGTGCCTGTAAAAAATGTGCCAGCTTTGCCGTAAATGTTGTTTTTCCGGAACCCTGAAGCCCGGTAACCATAATGATTGAAGGAGGAATCCCAGCAGTTTTTAACTGGGTTGTAGACGTACCAAGAAGTTTTATTAATTCATCATTTACAACCTTTACAATTAATTGACCTGGTGTAACGCTTTTAATGACATCTTCACCAAGTGCCTTATCTTGTACAGATTGGATAAAATCTTTTACAACTTTATAGTTAACATCAGCTTCAAGTAATGCACGCCGGATTTCTTTTAATGAATCAGAAATATTTTTTTCTGTTAATTTACCGTAACCGCGCAGTTTCCGTAAAGTCGATTCCAGTTTTCCGGTTAAATCTTCAAGCATCCTTCTTCCGTCCAAATCATGTAGTCGCCAAATATACGAGTTGAAGCCCGCTTTAGCAATACTAAGAAATTAATTTTCTTCCAAATTTGCTTTAAGGAATTATGACGTTAAAGTTAACTAAAAACAGGTATTTTTAAAAAGGACTTTTTAAAGTGATAAATAGTGGAATAAAAATAATAATCAGCCCTTATTGATTATTATTTGGATCTTTTAATTATGCCGGCAAAACTACCATCCATATTGTTTTTATTCGGAAAGGTTGTTATAAATTCATCCGAAATGAGATCGCTTGCATTTGAAATTGATTTGGGGCTTATTGACTTGACTTGCAGACTGTTTTTGGGATCATCAACAACACCTTTTACAACCATTTGATTCTCTTTTTTATCCACTGAACATGTACTGTAAACCAATTGACCACTTTTAAGTAAAATTCTCGAAATATTTTCAAGTATTGTCGTTTGCAGATTACTAAATTCCTCTATTTCTTGTTCAGTTCTTCTCCACTTTATATCCGGATGTTTGCCAATTACACCCTGCCCGGAGCAAGGTGCATCAACCAGAATTTTTTTAAACTTTCTTTTAAAAGGCAAATTTTTAGCATCAGCAACAACCAAAAACCCCGAAAGATTTAATCTTTTTATATTTTCTTTTACTTTCTTTAAACGCGATAAATCTGAGTCTACAGCTACAGCTATTTTTAAATCCGGGTTTTCTTCCAGCGCTTGTGTAAATTTTCCTCCGGGTGCAGAGCATGCGTCTAAAAAGCTATCCCCTTTTTGAAGCTGCAGTAGTTTTATAGGAATTGCAGCGCTTTCATCCTGGATTGAACAAAAACCTTTTTCAAATAATCCGGCTTCCCTAATCCTTCCAACCTGCTTTATTTTGAAATACCCTTTAAACCTTTTTGACTTTTCATATTCAATGTCGTTTGTTTTTAATCTTTGCTCAAATTCTTCAACACTTATTTTTTGCTGGTTTACACGGACATCAAACTCAGGTAATTGGTTTAGAGCTTTGCACAACTCTTGAGTAAATGAAACTCCCCATTCATCAATCCAACGCGTAATTAACCACTTTGGGAAAGAATACATTGTGGAGATATCAGCACTTTGCCGGGAAGATTTTTCTTTTTTTAAAGATTTTTTTTGACGCAAAAATGAGCGAAGGATGGCATTAACCAATTTACCGGCCCTTTCATTTACCCGCAATTTTGCCAGCTTTACATATTCATTTACCGATGCATGGTCCGGAACATGATACATAAAATTTAATTCATATAATCCAAGCCTTAAAATTATTTTAATTTTTGCCAGTAATTTTGGGAAGTGCCCCTTATACAATTTTGAGGCATACCAGTCCAACAGTGTTAAATTTCTTAAAACACCTGAAACAAGATTTTTTAAATGACGCCGTTCCTGGATTGATAGCGATGTTTTAGAAATTTCATTCTCTTCAATATTATCAAGCCGGCCTTTTGTGTTTTCAAATTGGCGTAAAATATGATAAGCAGTTATTCGTTCATTCATAATTCAAATTTACAGAAACCAAGTTTCTGTAACTAATATCTGTGTTAATTAATGGGATTAAATTTTAAAATAATTATTCTAGTATGTTAGCAATTCCATAAATCCTTTCAAAAAGACTGCGAAATTGCAATACCGACATAATTGTTTTGCGGCACAGATGTATTTATAACAAAATGATAATTAAAATCATTTTGGGCAATAGATTTATTGTGCTTGCGAGCCAGGCGGACAGCATTTATTCCGCTGACAATATGGTTTACTAAAATTGCAGTGAAGAAATAGACATCACGGTTTTTTATTTCAGTTGTATCAAATCTTTTATGGGCATAGGTAATTCTATTCTCTTTACTATCCCATTGCCAGGATTTTGACTCTTCATAAATTCTGTCAACATTTCGTTCATTTGCACGGCGGTTGTTAAAAGAGTAGATATCATTAAATTTGCCAATATCAATCCAATATTGCTCATCCTGACCCGAGCCATTTACACCGGCATGCAAACGTGCATACGCTTTATAATCTTTTTCCAATGATGACGCATGATTATCATTAATAAGGTATGATCCCCAGGCGAGAATTTCTGTGCCTAAAAAGATTTGACCATGTGTTTTGTTACCAATATAAAACTCTCCAGCACCTGGTAAAATAAGGCTATACAGAAGTGCAAGTCCAACAGATTTTCTTTCACTGCTTTCAGATTGGAAATAATACCCTGCATTCTTATTTACAACTTCACTGGCTTTAAAGCTGTTTAAGTTTTCTACAAGTAACTCATTATAGGAAAGAGCTGAATTTTTATTTTGGGCCTGAGCTGAAATAATTAAGAGACTAATAATCAGCAATACCATTTTAATTTTCATTGAATAAATCTTTCTTTAGAATTTTACCAGGATAAGGCCAAACCATAGGTGTTCACACGCTCACCTGCATATTGTCTTTGTCCTGCATAAAATGAATATTTTAATTCCGCGTTATATGTTTTTACCGTAAAAGCTGCATCAATTGCGCTTGCCAAATGGTTTAACAAAACTACCGTTGCCATATTAGTTGCCGTAGCATAATAATCATTGCTTGTGTTTCTAAGCCTTTTATATTTTGCTATATCCGGCAGCAGATTATCCTGATTAGCACTGTTATCATAATATGTCCACATCTCGCCTACTTCAATCCAACCGGCGCCGAACTGACTGGGATACTTATAAATCATTTCATAATATTGCTGAGTTTTTGTACGTGGTAAAGTGTGTGAGAAATGTTTGTTTAAGTTACCGCCAGATTCCTGCTGACGCAAAGTTTCAATAAATGCTTCGTTAG
This window encodes:
- the ffh gene encoding signal recognition particle protein gives rise to the protein MLEDLTGKLESTLRKLRGYGKLTEKNISDSLKEIRRALLEADVNYKVVKDFIQSVQDKALGEDVIKSVTPGQLIVKVVNDELIKLLGTSTTQLKTAGIPPSIIMVTGLQGSGKTTFTAKLAHFLQARGRKPMLAALDVYRPAAIQQLRVLGEGLKVPVYDEGIGDPVKIGFNAVSEARRKLCDTIILDTAGRLHIDEQMMRELVDIKNRVRPHEILFVADGMTGQDAVNTAKEFADRLDYGGVVLTKMDGDSRGGAALSIRAVTGKPIKFIGTGEKVDAIEQFHPDRMASRILGMGDIVSFVERAQDSFDTEKAEKLEEKLLRNEFTLEDFQDQLKQIKKMGSLENLLGMIPGVGNQLKNAKVDPKAFTRTEAIISSMTLQERRQPKILNGSRRKRIANGSGTRVQDVNQLMKQYEQMKKMIKQMKGKSMKGLKGLPFNMA
- the rsmB gene encoding 16S rRNA (cytosine(967)-C(5))-methyltransferase RsmB, yielding MNERITAYHILRQFENTKGRLDNIEENEISKTSLSIQERRHLKNLVSGVLRNLTLLDWYASKLYKGHFPKLLAKIKIILRLGLYELNFMYHVPDHASVNEYVKLAKLRVNERAGKLVNAILRSFLRQKKSLKKEKSSRQSADISTMYSFPKWLITRWIDEWGVSFTQELCKALNQLPEFDVRVNQQKISVEEFEQRLKTNDIEYEKSKRFKGYFKIKQVGRIREAGLFEKGFCSIQDESAAIPIKLLQLQKGDSFLDACSAPGGKFTQALEENPDLKIAVAVDSDLSRLKKVKENIKRLNLSGFLVVADAKNLPFKRKFKKILVDAPCSGQGVIGKHPDIKWRRTEQEIEEFSNLQTTILENISRILLKSGQLVYSTCSVDKKENQMVVKGVVDDPKNSLQVKSISPKSISNASDLISDEFITTFPNKNNMDGSFAGIIKRSK